Part of the Methanothermobacter sp. genome, GGCACCTACCAGTGCTACCCCGTGGTTGACGGTGCCAACATCCGCCTCCACTCCCAACGCCCCCTCAATAAACCTCATCTCATCCTCTGAGGTGTGGGGGTGCAGGAGTGCTCCGCGGTTGGTCACAGCCCCCAGGGATCCTATGATGTTGAGGCCTGCAACTGTGGATACTTTAACATCAACCTCAAGAACATCCCCTATGACATTCAGGGCATCCTCTGATAGCAGCGGACTTGCGACAGCACCATTATCATTGGCCAGAACAAGGTTACCAACTGCTGTGAACCTGTCGGGGATGCGGGTAACCTCAAGACCTGCAGCCATAAGCGCCTCAACTTCACGATCCATTGCCTGATTTGAAACCACGAAACCGTTTGAATTTCCGGCTGAAAGCGCCCCGTTGAGGCTGCTGCCACTGAGGGATGTCCTCAGGACTTCAACTTCAAGGGCCTCCCTCAGTGCATCCTCAAATTTTGGGGATGCATTCACAGGTATGAGGGCCACACTGTCAGTTACAGAGATGTAGACTCCAAGGTTGGGGTTTCCGCTGAGGTTGATCCTTCTGATCATAATCCACCATTTTTTTTATTCTTCGAGAATGGCTTCCACCACGCCGTCCTCATCCTTGACGGCTCTGACCTTTATCCTGGGGGGAATCTTCTGGATACCCCTCTCCCAGATTTTTTCGTTGATGGATTCATCAATTTTAACAGTGTCTGTCTTCATGTGTTTCATGAGAAATTCCCTGACAATCTTAACAGCCTTAGGTGCTCTTATGGTTCTTGGAACTTCCTTTGCCTTCCTAAGGGGTATAACGTAAATTCTCTCCATGTTAAGATCCCTCCTACACCTTGAGTTTGGTCCTTCTCCAGTGCCTCATCTTTGGATGGCTTCTGACCCTGTAATTGGTTTTAACCATCACCCATGCGGGCACCCTTCTGTTCTGTCTGTTAGCCTTCGCCATTCTAAGTTTTCTGGCAACATGTTTGTTTCTACTCATTCAGCATCCT contains:
- a CDS encoding translation initiation factor IF-6; the protein is MIRRINLSGNPNLGVYISVTDSVALIPVNASPKFEDALREALEVEVLRTSLSGSSLNGALSAGNSNGFVVSNQAMDREVEALMAAGLEVTRIPDRFTAVGNLVLANDNGAVASPLLSEDALNVIGDVLEVDVKVSTVAGLNIIGSLGAVTNRGALLHPHTSEDEMRFIEGALGVEADVGTVNHGVALVGACSAANSNGVLVGEETTGPELARIEEALGFLEG
- a CDS encoding 50S ribosomal protein L39e, whose amino-acid sequence is MSRNKHVARKLRMAKANRQNRRVPAWVMVKTNYRVRSHPKMRHWRRTKLKV
- a CDS encoding 50S ribosomal protein L31e → MERIYVIPLRKAKEVPRTIRAPKAVKIVREFLMKHMKTDTVKIDESINEKIWERGIQKIPPRIKVRAVKDEDGVVEAILEE